The DNA sequence GTCTTGGTACTGGCCCGGAGGTGTGCTCAGATCCTCGTCGACCGCCTTCCAAAGTTCCTCTGGGAGCCCGTCACGGATGATCTGCCGCGTGTGCTGGCCCACCACCCAGGTGTTGGAGTGCTCCGTGCTCGGAAGCCGATCCTTGACGTACTGGAGAACGCCCTTCCCGCTTTGGAATCGGTAGTGGCCGATCCAGTGGAGGATCTTGTGGTGGATGACGCGCCGGTGTGTGGTCTGGTCGGTCCACGTCGTCCACAGGGCGTACACGCACCAACGAAAGAGCACTGGGTCCTCCTCTGCTTCCGGCACGTACTGGTAGATCATCTGCCGGGTCGCGTACTCGCATGTGCGCCGTGCAAGCGCCCTGCGGACCAACACTGGGATGCTGACATTGCCAGCACCCTCTGAACCCGGCATGTCCATTTTTTTACACGCCGGAGTGTCGTGATAGCACATTTTGGCTTCCAACAAACTAAGCGTCTTCGATTCCGCTAAGCTGTTGGGAAGCCTACACTTACAAGAACGGGTATCGTTACTATCTACAACACCTACACCCTGTATACCCCGGGAGCCTTGCAGGAAACGTGATGACCCAAGGCAACACCGGTCCATAATCCCGCTTCTATCCCTACCTCCGCCGGAGCCCTCGCCCCGCTTCCCTCCACCACCTCCTGCTGCCCTGGCCGATGCCTCGGCCTCCACCAGGGCATCCGTAAGCTCCCGCCGAGTCTCCGCTCCGGCTGCCGCTTCCGCCGCGGAGCTGTAGTCGATACCGAGGCCCTCGCAGAGATCCACCGCGTCGATCTCAACCTCGCCTACGCGGACATGCGTTTTCGCCCGTTGGACCTGACCTTTATTCCGATCATAGCTTGTCTCGAAGCCGAGCACAGCCGGAACGGAGTTCTCCTCTTTCCACTCGATGGTTTCCGCCGCGCTGGAAAGCGTTACCGCCTTCTTGTAGAGGCGCCCACGAGCGCCCACACGTCTTCCAAGCACGAGACACATCTTGATCCACGCCGCCTCGGCCGTGCCGTCTGGACGGTTCTCAGCGATAGTGAAAAGTCGCTCAGCAAGCTCCTCCTCGGTGGGAACTGTTTCCGCTATGTCAGTACAAGTCATCGCATCAGTTTCTTTTTCTCTCTGGAGTGATTGGTGCGCGGCAGCTGGAACTGCCGATGCTTTAGGTTACGTGGCGCCCTGGCCCTGCGCGGGTCGGGGCGTTTTTTTTGCGTGGTATCTTGACACGTTAATGCCATAGTTGGGTTCCGAGAAACTGCCGTGGGTGGTACGAGTACAACTCTTTAGTCACACATCGCAAGTGATCTTCACGCCATTCACCTTATGCCAAGCCAGCTTCCCGACCGCATCGAGAGTGCCCTTGAGAGCGGCGAGTCCCAGTATAGCACCACCACTCTTCAATCGTACCGTGCGGCCTGGCGGGACTTTTTGACCTGGTGGGCGGGCACTAGAAATGCCGATGCGTGGGAGCTGCGACTCGAGGAAGAAGGCCTCCCCTTACCTCCATTCGAGGCGATCGCTGGCTACCTTCAGGACCGGAAAGACATGGCCTGGTCGACGCTCACAGGCCGGCGACAGGCGATACGACTCGTACATCTGCACTATGACATGCGCGACCCTTTTGAGCAATCAGAGGTGCGGAAGACGTGGGCGGAGGTGCGGAAGCAGAAGCAAGAGGAGGAATCGGCTTCACGCCCAATCGGAAGCGACCATGGGGCCGCTGAGGTTATCGAAAACGGCTTAGAACTCCTCAAAAACCATTTCGAGGGCCGCCGTGGCAGGGAGGACATGAGTGAGGAGGAGCTCTTCCGCAGAGATATGCAATATCTCCCGCAGGAGGTCTCCAGTGCTGAGGACCTGAGCCCGGCTCAGCAAGATCTCATCCCTGAGCCTGGCTTTGACCGTAAGACGATGCGCAACCGCCCACTGCTTCTTTTAATCGCGACAACCAGCGCCACCCGCACCGATGTTGTCGGCATACGCGTAGAGGATGTCCATTTGCGCAGCGAAGATGTTTTCCTCCAGAGCGAGTCCAGCAAGACAAAGGAGGCGCCACTGCAGATCGGTCTTCGAGACGACGAGGGCAATCTCGAGTCGGTACTTCACCTCAGGCGAGAGCCGGAGCTCCGCTACTGTCCGGCCCAAGCGGTGGCGTCGTGGATCGTGCGCGGGGATCTGGCAGAAGGACCGCTCTTCCGATCACTTACGCCACAAGGCAAACTGAAAGATTCGGGCATCCAGCCCCAGGCCATCAACCACGCCATTCGCCGCCGGGCAGAGGATGTCGAGGGACTCGACTCAGACGAGTGGACGACCCGGCGGCTGCGGAGCCGATAGGCACAGGGCTAGCAGGGGGGATAGAGAAACAAACGCCGTTATTGCAAAAACGGAAATTACTTAGGTGCTGCAAACACCAGTACCTAATCCGAACCTTCTTGCTGTCTTACCACGGCAATTGATCCAATCAGAGAAAGTATATCCTCTGGCTTGAAAGGCAATACGGCGGCGTTGGTCATGCGCAACCTTCCATACCTGCTCATCGGAGCGTTTCTTCCGGCCATATTTCTTTCTGTCGCCTCACCAGCAGTCGGTCAGAGCAGTTCTCCAGCGAATCCTCCCCCAGCGAATCTTCTCCCACCGGATTCTTCCCTGTCTGCCCGAGGCATCGCGTTCGAGCTGCGTTACGGGAGCCCGAGGGCCAGGGGAGCACCACCCCGGCAAGCGGGAGCTGGGGACAAGACCCTGCACACGCTTGTCTCCATGGGCATTGCCGTTGGCACGTACTACGGGATTAGAGGAGCTGCTGGCTGGCCGCACCGCAGGTGCCTCGTGGCGGCTGGTGGGAGTGCCCTTACGGCAGGGCTGTTGAAGGAGCTGTATGACCGCTCGAAGATCGGCAATCGGTTCAGTGGAGCAGATATGGTCTTCAACGCAATCGGGACGGGCCTGGGTATAGGAGTCGTAGTCGGCCTGAGAGGAAGCTAGCGGTTCGGCCGCGATACCAGAGAGACAGGACTGGAGAGGCAAGACTGGAGTGGCAAGATTGAGAAGGTCGCGTCTATCCCCTCACCATTGCGGGCCTTCGCCATTGCGGGCGAGTCCGTTCTGGAAGGACCTACTTTCCAAGGCCACCCTCCAAGGCCATCCTCCAAAGTCACTTTGGCTCAGGAGACCTTTAGCCAGTTGGCTTTCGGCCAGTTGGCCTCCGGTCGGCCGGTTCTCCAACCTCCGGATCGAAATACATGTACTGGGGGCCATTTCCACCGCTAGGGCCAGACAGACACCGATGAAATCGGTCCTCCGGGATACCCTGAGCAGTGTACCCTTCCTTTTCCGCTTCTGAAACGGTCTCTTTGTGCTCCAAGGGTGGAAGAGAGCTCTCTTTCGAGGGCTCGCCGGGGTTCTCTTCTCCGGAGGGCTGGAGGGCGTATCCTTCGGTGATGGCCTCGTGGAGCCAGGCGCCGGGCTTGCGGATCGTCTGTTCGGCGGCCCGCTGGCGGTAGAGCTCGAAGTTGGCCCGGACCCGAGCGCGAGAGAATCGGGACAGAAGCTCGGCGATGCGGCCGGCCCAGACGCCGACGTTGGCGAGCTTTTCGGCTAAGTCTTGCTTCTCGGGTGGGAGATTGCCAAAGTCGGCCGATGGAGAACCTCTCCCAGACGCCTGGCGCTCGTGCTGGTCTTTGTCTGGTGGTGGCCGACCTGTTCCATTAGATTGATCAGCCGGCACAGCATTGCCTTTTCCTAACGCCGGCTCTACCCCCTGCTTCGGCTTGTTCTTGCTTGAAGGCTGGCTATGTTTGTCTTTAGAAGAACTCTTTTTATAAGAGGAAGGGGGGTCAGAATTTTGGCGATCGGGGGTCAGATCGTTGGCGTCGCCTCTGCAACGAAAACCCGAGTCCTCCGAATTCTCGCTTGAACTGTCACTCGAACTGCCACTTGAATTGCTACTTGAGCTTCTACTTGAGGCATCTCCGACCGCTTCAGGCAGGAAGCGGTACTTGCATGCCCCGTTTTCCGGGCGGACCCGCCCGATCCACTTCCCCTGGAGGGCCTTCGCGGCTCGGGTCACGGCCGTTTTCGACCGCCCGGTCATTTTCGCCAGCGCCCGGCTGGAAAGCTCAGTCCACCGGTCGTGGACGGCCTGCAGTGCGCCGCTCTGCGGATCCATCTCCTTGGAGGTCCATCCCCACGTCCCGCGGAGGACCGCGAGCACGACCCGCAGACCCGCTCCAGTGTCAAGCGTAGGGAGCTCCTCGAGAAGGGCGGTCGGGACCTGCGTAAACCGCGCTGTCGGGACGCCCAGCGCCAGCTGGTAGTGGTAACTCCGGCCGCTGCGATCTGCGCGGGCCCATCCAATAGATTCCAGCTCGGAAAGCCCGTTGCGCGTGCCCTGGTCCGACAGGCCACTGGCCGCCTCGACGTCGCTTCGAGAGAGCCAGTCCTCGGTGCAGGTCCACTTGCCCTCGGCTGGATGGAACCGGAAGGAGAGGTGGATCAAGCCCAGAAGGCACCGCAGAGCGGAATCGGACATTTCCGGCATGCGGCCGAACACCGCGTTCGGGACCGGCATGCGGAAGAGACCTGGAGGGAACGGCTCGGTGGCGTCAAGCGACAGTTCCTCCGAGGGCAGCTCCTCTGGGGATAGCTCCTGTGGGGATAGCTCTCCCGGCGACTGCTCCTCGAGAGGTAGCTCCCCTGGCGACGGCCGATCGGCCGCGTCGGAGGATCTTCCCTTCCGGTCAGGGCCGCCGGGCGAGGGAGACTGTTGCGATTCGGTAAATTGAGGGCTCGGGGGCGCCGCCTTCCGAGGCGGATCGGCCGGAGAATTGGAACCCGGCTTGGCCCTTGCGCTTTTTAAGAGACAAGGCATTACGTCGCAGCGTATGTCTTGTTAGGTCCGAAATGGACTTCTGCCCGCCGACTGACCCAAACCAGTCGGTGGGCTTTTTTTGTGAGTTATGGGGTTTTCAGGTCTGCATGTGGTCGCTTCGTCGGGAAAATCATCGCTTCCAAAACGAAAGCCTCCAAGTCGGGGCGCTGGCTGCCGGAAGCTTGGGGACAATGCCTGGAATGGAGTCAGGCACCCGACAGCGCAGGCAGGAAAGACCTGCTGGCGCCCCCACCTGGAGGCTCTCCAGATTGGGGTAGTTTAAGTATTTCGGACGTACTCCATTCGCGACGACCGAGTTCAGTGTCCCAAACCTTGCTCGACCGTGGGCCCATGTTGGGAGACATGCGCCAGTACGTTGATCGTAAATATATGAGATCGGATGGTCGAACATCAAATCGATGCTTTCTGCCTGCTTGGTGAGGAGGCAAGGATGGTCTGGTATAAGCTAAGCCTGAAACAATTATCCGCACCGTGCTGTCTTCACGATACGTTCTTCTTTAGTAAAAGACAGTCACAGATATGTCTAAAAAGAGCCCTGAAGATCGCGAGGTAGATCACCGTACGGAAACTGATGGCGAAGGCGTTCACCACTATCGAACCTACGAGGATGAAAACGGAGACCAATACACTCAATACGAGGGAACAGAGAGCCGCAACGAGCTTCTTGGGTTCGAAGACGACGAGCATTTCGAGGACAACATGCTGTAACAGCGACTCCCTTAATGAATGAACCACGGCCCGGCCGCGACCACGGCCGGGCCATCTTTGTTAGGGCATCTTACGATTGATTGTGATTGGTCACTCTGAACAAGCTGAAAACAGTCGAATTGAGCGGGCTTACTGACTGCCAGTGAGTCGGGTAGATCGGAATGTTAGGTCGTTCGCTCACTTATTAATACCTACACCTCTACTCAGCTTGACCTCACTCTTCTTGGAGCTTCTGCGATTTCCTTTTGCCCGTGCAAGCCTTCCTTAATCGATCCGTTTGCTCAATCTCTCTATCATTGACATGGACCGTAATGAGCTGCATGAACTTCAGAATGAAATGCATCACCACGAGGCTGCTCACGCAGCCGCTCACGTCTGTCTCAGTCAGGAAACGAAAGTAGACAGAATCGAGGTTGGAAGTGAACTCAACGACCTCATACCGGGAGCTAACGACATGATTGCTAGTGGACGAGTCGAAGTCAGTGGAATTGACGATATATGCTACTCTTGGATTTCTACTGTGTGTTCTTTAGCAGGAGTTGCACACGACCATGTAAAAGGGTACAGCTACCTTCAAAAGCCGGGAAAACCAAGAGCAGTAGAGTTGGCAGCACATGGGCGCTTTGATAAGGTAGAAAGTCTTTATCCTAGGATCTCGGGGGATCTGATAAAAGCAAAAATTGTGGCAGTATATTATGAGAGAGAAGACTCAGAAAGCGACTCGCTCCAAAACGGGCCTTTTGCCAAAGGATGGAGGTTAGCTAAAGAATTTGTTCGAAATGTGATGCCAGCCATCAACGAACTCGCTAGAAACCACTTATCGGCGGGGGGCACTCCTGGAAATGTAGTCCGCGAAGTTCTGACTCGACACCAAGTAGTCAAAGAGTATAAAAGTGAAATGGGAATAAATAAGTAAGGCAAAATATTAATACCAACGAAAAATATTTTGTAAAAAATTTTAGGGTATAAAGTCGATAACAACATTATGTACGTATAATCCAAAATTAATACAAAGTAACAAAAATTATGATATGAAATTTTGAAAAAATTAGTAGGTAAAAGTCAGGCAGATTAAAATCCAAGAGTTGGGAGACCTAAGAGGTTACTGGGTGCGAGTTTCTCTGAAGCCACGCCTCGACAACCTTTCTACTAGGTTCGTCTACACCGCGGTGGGTTCGGTATCGTTCATCAACTCCTTGTGCCGTCCGCGTAGGGCCTGCGCCCGTTCCTCTTGATCGGCCAAACCGGTGCGGATGTCTTGTTGCTCTTGCTTGCTTTGCCGCAGGTCCCTTGATCTGCTAAATGAGGCAACGCCAATTCTGAATACTTTGATCAACGAGACCAAGAACCGATTCTTTGGTAGACCCGATGATGCCTTTGCTTACCTGACGGGCAGAAGACTGAAGACGATCAGTGAATCCGTTTAGTGCATTCGGGGCCTCCTGATTGTCGATAGTCTCATCAGTGTCGACGTAGCGGGACTCGCGTTGCGATCTGCCGCTGCTCTCACTATCGCTCAGCATTGCGGGGGCACCAGCACCTATGAAGAGGCTGAGCTCACCGATCAGAATGCTTGTCCCGACGGTCTTGGGTGCCCCGAGTGTGCTCGCAGTGGTCGCGGCACCTGCTGCAGTGCCCGCTCCAACCCCGACGGCTGTACCTGTTTTTCGACTGGTAAGTCATCTTGTTTGGATTGTTTGAAGCGACACTCCTCTCGCTCCACCTGCATCAATTGGGCGCGGCTTAAAGGCTCGCGCCGCAGAAGGCTTCGATGCTGTCGCGCTGAAACCGAAGTGCGCGGTCTCGGAGGGCTTGCGTATTGGACTCGCCCGAGAGAGCCGGAGCTACTGAATTGTCGAGATGGTCGGCACGGTCGCGGGCGACTTGCTTGAGCTTACGCTCGATGCGGGACTGCTCGCTATCTAGATCATTTTCGGGAGCCTCCCGGCGGCTTTTAGAGCCGATCTACCGGAGCGGCCACGGCTACAAGAAGGCGGGCGTCTGCCTCTACGACATCCGCCCGAGCCGCCCGCACCAGCCTGGGTTATTCGGCCAGGAGAGGAAGAAGGACGAGGATCTGATGGAAGCGGTGGACCGAATAAACCAGGAGTACGGGAAGGAAGCCATCGGGCTCGCTGCGGCGGGCCTTCCTGAGGGAAAGGGGCACCTCGAGCGGGAGTGGACGATGAAGCGCCAGCGGCGATCTCCGCGGCACGCGACCCGATGGGACGAACTACCTGTTGCCAAGGCTGGTTAGCCGGCCAAGCCGTGTTTTCCAAACCGCGAGCAGGCCGGTGGGAGCGGTCTTGCGGGACAAAAGCACCTTCCGGAAGATCATCCCGCCGAAGAGCCTGTGCCTGCGGCGGTGGAGCCCGGAGCCTTCGCCCCAGATGACTTGCGGCCTGAAGAGATTCCGCGTGAGGAAGAGCGCCCGGGCAGCGCCGGCGGCTCACTCTCACCCGGCATCCGTCCAGTCTCTCGTCAGGCTTGTCCCACCACCTGTCTTATCGCCACCCGCCGCATCGCTGCATTTCACGTTGCCACAGGTCACGTCACCACACGTCGGGTACAGCCCGGCGTCCAACAGCAGGCAGAGCAATTTCGCTTCCTCATTTGTGTCTGGAGCAGGGATCGGGTCGATGCCAGCGGGAAGGACGTGACAGTGGTCGGGAGTGTGCACAGGAGGAAAGGCCTCTGAAAAACTGTGATGGGATGAAGCGAAAGAGCCAACCTATAGACACGGCGCCCTGCCGGCATCTACCCTCTCTTTTCCGACTTTCCATCTTTCTCAATTTCCATCTTTCTCGATTTCCGTTCTTGCCGATGCCTGTCTTTGCCGATGTCTACCTTCTCCGATGTCCCATGCCACAGGCTCACTTCCACACCATAGCCTCAATCCGATCAAAAAAAGCCCGGCCTTTGCGGGCCGGGCAGCGCGACAACCCCACCGACTAAGTGAAAGTGCCACGCGCCGGTTAATAAACAAACCAAAAGTTAAAAATGAAACGGGGTGCGGTGGAGGACTTTCGGGCACAGATGCCACGGGCACGGATGCCGCAGGCGCAGAATCAGACGGAGAGTAGAATCAAACGCAGAAATGGCCAAACGCAGGAATGGCCTGCCTCAGAGGGTCTGCGGTAGCAGGCGCGGGAGCTCTGAGACAGGCCAAAACCAGTTGTATACATAAAAAGACTCGCCTCGGAGCGGGCGGGGGATAAGCTCCGAAACGAGCCTGTAAGGCCAGCGCAGACGATGGGAACCGGTCCGCTCCACAGAGGGTAGCGGGCCAGTTCTAAAATCATCGTCACACGGCCATAGGCAGTATATAAAAACCCCACCCCGGGTCGTCAAGGGGCAGGCGTGACGGTGGAGTAACCCTCGGTCAGGACTTCGCTAATCAGCTCACACGGCCGCCATGTGAGCCATAAAACGGGTCTCGCTTTCGACATCCTGGCACGAAAGGGAGCGCCGAAACTGTCAGGACGTCGGCAACATCGGAGCCACTTGTCCTCAGTTTCAGGGGCTCACTTTCGCTCCACAGGGAAGGGCGCAACTGAAAAGGCAAAACTGTGAAAACGGTGCGGTGCTCCCAGAGGGCGGTAAGAACAGGTGTCCAGAAAGGCCCAAGGAGGCCTCACGTCGGTCTTCAACAGGTAGCCTCAGTGCTGGTATCTTCAAGGCCGGTGGTCTTCAGGGCTGGTAGCCTTATCCCGAGTTGCGCCCTCAAAGCCCCTGGGATCCTACGGGACCTACTCTCTGATTTCGGGATGATTCTCTGCCATGCAACGCTCCCGTTCCTTGCGGAGCAGCCGGTCAAACCGGCTCCAGTCCTGCACCTCCTCCGCCGAGACGGAAACGCAAAACGCCTCCCGGGCCGACTCGCGCCTGCTCTTCCCCAGAAGCCCACCCGCGCACCACGCGACCACAAGCGTGCTCTCGACCGCGTTTCGGACGTACATGTCTCTGAGGTGGCCCGGCCCCTCGGCACTGGCCATCTCTTTCCGGCGCGCCTCTTCTCTTCGGCTCTCGATCAGCTTGTCCCTCGCGTCCTCGGCGGCCTTGAGGGCCGTCCGGAACGAGTCGAAGCGCCGCCTCCCCTCGAAAAACTCGCTGCGGGCGAACATCTCCTGGATCGACTCGGCGAGAAAGTAGGACTCCCACGCCAGCTTCTCTTCTCCTCCCCGCCGGAGGAGGTCCTCGGCCCGGCCTTCAGCGCGCCGGAGCGTCTCCGCCGCTGCACTTTCGACCTTTGGCCGGTGGATCTCCGGCCGACCGGTCTCCCCTGGCGCCCGGCGGTCGAGCGTGCGGTTTCGATTGGCGGTGCCCTTCGGTCCAGTTTGCTTGGGCTCTTCGGTCTTTTCGCCGCGGAAAAAGTAGTACGCGAGGCCGCCTAGCGTGGCTACAACGAGAATGAAGGACAGCACAGCTGCAGGTAGTTTGTGTCGGCGTAGGATCGAGTCGGCCAGATGAGCACCGGCTTTTCAAGATCGTTCTCGGCCCGGGGCTCCATCGAAGGGCTCCTGGCAGGAGGCAGGCTTTGGGAGGAAGCAGGCTTTGGGAGGAAGCAGTCCCTGATACAGGCAGTCCCTAGTGTAAGCAGTCCCTGGTCTAGGCAGACACCAGGTCGACTTGTGCCGAGGCCAAGCGGGCGAAGCTCCAATGGCGCGGAGGTTTCAGTGGCGCAGAAGCTCCAGCGTTATGTGCATCAGA is a window from the Salinibacter pepae genome containing:
- a CDS encoding replication protein, which encodes MPVPNAVFGRMPEMSDSALRCLLGLIHLSFRFHPAEGKWTCTEDWLSRSDVEAASGLSDQGTRNGLSELESIGWARADRSGRSYHYQLALGVPTARFTQVPTALLEELPTLDTGAGLRVVLAVLRGTWGWTSKEMDPQSGALQAVHDRWTELSSRALAKMTGRSKTAVTRAAKALQGKWIGRVRPENGACKYRFLPEAVGDASSRSSSSNSSGSSSDSSSENSEDSGFRCRGDANDLTPDRQNSDPPSSYKKSSSKDKHSQPSSKNKPKQGVEPALGKGNAVPADQSNGTGRPPPDKDQHERQASGRGSPSADFGNLPPEKQDLAEKLANVGVWAGRIAELLSRFSRARVRANFELYRQRAAEQTIRKPGAWLHEAITEGYALQPSGEENPGEPSKESSLPPLEHKETVSEAEKEGYTAQGIPEDRFHRCLSGPSGGNGPQYMYFDPEVGEPADRRPTGRKPTG
- a CDS encoding DUF4113 domain-containing protein gives rise to the protein MRDCSLSRSFSGASRRLLEPIYRSGHGYKKAGVCLYDIRPSRPHQPGLFGQERKKDEDLMEAVDRINQEYGKEAIGLAAAGLPEGKGHLEREWTMKRQRRSPRHATRWDELPVAKAG